The following are encoded together in the Cerasicoccus sp. TK19100 genome:
- a CDS encoding autotransporter outer membrane beta-barrel domain-containing protein, producing MLDESPFPRCIGVLLLPVSLAAQSPVTYNAPDPTTPASFENQTTVNASNEPYALSIISQGDAGQPSGGFSSAETLNSLTLTNSDISEYTQLFLVKAAAGNGVSNQDGPDSGTVYSNNFSSLYAYGSYNAGLAMFSTFSFGGNGANDGTGQDGGHGGDISVGSGWDIQATDGGSLSSTASLYGVLAQSKGGNAGDAANGNHGGSGGEVILDSSANIQLTGFTATNTSTDSPTEVYGIFASSVGGNGVASSEDNDNGGQGGSTQQVEITSTAPITLSVASSGSGQTVTGAAIGGLTQGGQGGAAYGGNDKSTGGQGGDAAAGYTSYISITDAPIQVTGDYLGLAQLRNLAGNGGNGGVNQDHSFAGDGGDTGTAQIKLLTDQFAFSTVDYSTNGDYAVGLEASNVAGNGGYTNDYTPDFGGVVGDGGAGGNAGEAQVKVDGIISLKTDGLTSHGIVAFSQGGNGGDAGALSAVGSSGTAGAGGAGGQGGEIDVEVLGGAAVQTTDNGSHGVITETSGGNGGDGGEFKGLFHGDGGNGGNGGSTGATTITIDNASSVSTSGDNSLGIIARSLSGSGGDGGARVQGNGSDGMAGTGGTTGTITIENDGTISTAGSSSYAIYGLANSGAGGNSGLNSSIFYSQQQPGGNSGSVGEIKLTNTGYIHTNGETSYGALITSLGGTGGAAGIDEDSIASIGGSGGAASNGGAINFTNDGWISTQSSYAHGAIIQSIGGGGGDGGSSTGILSIGGSNTGGGGSGGDITVMMNDDGVIETLGSQSNGLIVQSIGGGGGNAGSATSSSANFVLAIGGSGGAGGAGGDVDITSSSNISTNNFNARGITAQSIGGGGGSGGAAYALEVGIEIGGGVAVGGSGGGGGAGGNVSVTTDGGNILTGQFVTPPPTAMNVLPSDAIGILAQSIGGGGGAGGSSFAEAVNIGLPTNEEGASFAASLALSHGGSGGVAGNAAGSSYDADTSDGVFVNIQNNTNIQTQGQGSHGVLAQGIGGGGGHGGDSTALATTVQYVRISDTGILGGEDDDGGGDDNNFDRTYSAQLSVANGGNGGAAGYGGRVNVTMGGGSSTSTANTPDNVVTTYGDYSNGITAQSVGGGGGNAGVGSGTTAGYGNTESVGATIVVGSQGGAGGNGGDASVTTDANNAIVTYGSSSHGAVAQSIGGGGGTSQGGMISLRGTTNIEIGNGPFSLQPEGLLNIGLGATGGYGGTAGSATATINGGINTYGNDAVGLIVQAIGGGGGIAGSAGSDASADNPVVLESEGLRAFINSTLQLYLPIPLYANLQLGSYNTGSDGHGGVVNAELGGSITTRGDWAHAILAQSIGGGGGKAGTAIPTGSQSTNMLGGNGTSIDSDFDKVYLIGGRDGGNGNGNSVTVTMNGTINTGVKDGNGNTRGFSAFGILAQSIGGGGGIGADGSDSASGTIQVGRGGATGNADTVTLNADGFITTYGQAAHAVVLQSIGAGGGIGGAGSSAANAPASSITTQVAGNASISGASGYGNTVTISEGSFLNINTHGDNAMGVLAQSIGGSGGYAAVVNPVQGEILANSDGQEINGGKVDLNFDNQSLIQTTGVNAHGVLAQSIGGGGGISGLVTSTSSAPKLATIQGQITSGEGATVNISLDETSEIITGGAGAHGIIAQSIGGGGGIYTEGADWYYGSNGFQPIALSSGGDINITIDGAVTTRGENSIGVLAQSTSPALFGNDITIDVNGNLVGVVTGAYVIHGNANTVNVGASGYLRAEYAVQFERGSEGNMNLNVAQGGTVDGSIGNGVNANYGSADIQVNNAGTFYAGPEMFAEIHNTGDFYLGSGLRRQPRVGTPEDFQKTTVQFDFKQSPTGAIYSYVDFEHGLYDQLHILGDATLDGGINVQAVSLMPDREYPVVIVDGALSGSIAATEQDGIFQYIAEQRDNQVFVRAEGADFTPPGIALNPNASAMAQHLQSIWDNGGSGPLAETFAALDQAASTNPALYSQTLNSLSPGVSTAFGATRLQNMQRFASSVLSYPLFVGDTAQLYENETTWTGGSGGTTHQDSSPGVDSFRVNNTMWQAGGQKEIDHNWFLGGAIAYEYSWMDSGTGAISGHGQSAVGAITLKNQRGPWLFAGAIHGSASFYSMDRQVTAGGVSSIAKSDPKQQSIGAFAQVKYTYAWDDYYLRPSLSLDTTTVFANGYTESNPNGLGLTVSSDTTPNFTVLPGIEIGGRINTSKTANIRWWVGLAGGYSVDDSYNTTARLTAAPAGAAPFESNIPIDDFFGRVEAGLQWNLNEHISIQGRYNGEFGDTIQSHGGKLSVAYQW from the coding sequence ATGCTCGATGAATCGCCGTTTCCACGCTGTATTGGCGTCCTTCTGCTGCCTGTGTCCCTCGCAGCGCAATCGCCCGTAACTTACAACGCCCCAGACCCAACGACTCCAGCCAGTTTTGAAAATCAGACCACGGTCAATGCGAGCAACGAACCCTACGCCCTTTCGATCATTTCACAGGGCGACGCCGGGCAACCTTCAGGCGGATTCTCCAGCGCCGAGACTCTCAACTCGCTCACGCTGACCAATAGTGACATCTCCGAGTATACGCAGCTCTTTCTGGTAAAAGCGGCGGCAGGCAATGGCGTATCCAACCAGGACGGCCCAGACTCAGGCACGGTTTATTCAAACAACTTCTCGAGCCTCTACGCCTACGGATCTTACAATGCCGGCTTGGCGATGTTCTCCACTTTTTCATTTGGCGGTAATGGCGCAAACGACGGCACGGGGCAGGATGGCGGTCATGGCGGTGACATCAGCGTGGGAAGCGGCTGGGATATTCAAGCCACCGATGGCGGATCGCTTTCCAGCACCGCGTCACTTTATGGCGTCCTCGCTCAGTCCAAAGGCGGTAACGCCGGTGATGCGGCAAACGGCAATCACGGTGGCAGTGGTGGTGAAGTCATCTTGGACAGCAGTGCGAACATCCAGCTCACCGGATTTACTGCCACCAACACATCCACGGACAGCCCAACCGAAGTTTACGGTATCTTCGCATCCAGCGTTGGCGGCAACGGCGTCGCCTCCAGCGAAGATAATGATAATGGTGGTCAGGGCGGCTCCACGCAGCAGGTGGAGATCACCAGTACAGCCCCGATCACGCTATCCGTCGCCTCATCGGGCTCCGGGCAAACGGTGACCGGCGCAGCAATCGGTGGGTTGACTCAAGGCGGCCAAGGCGGCGCTGCTTATGGTGGCAACGACAAAAGCACAGGCGGCCAAGGCGGAGATGCGGCGGCTGGCTACACTTCTTACATCAGCATTACTGACGCGCCGATTCAGGTAACGGGCGACTACCTGGGCCTTGCCCAGTTGCGCAACCTCGCAGGCAACGGCGGCAATGGCGGCGTCAATCAGGACCACAGCTTTGCGGGCGACGGGGGCGACACCGGCACTGCGCAAATCAAACTGCTCACCGACCAATTCGCTTTTTCGACCGTCGATTACTCAACCAATGGCGACTACGCCGTCGGCCTGGAAGCGAGCAATGTCGCAGGCAATGGCGGCTACACCAACGACTACACCCCCGACTTCGGCGGCGTGGTCGGCGATGGCGGCGCGGGCGGCAACGCGGGAGAAGCTCAAGTGAAAGTGGATGGGATCATTTCGCTGAAAACCGATGGCCTGACATCTCATGGCATCGTCGCGTTTAGCCAGGGCGGTAATGGCGGAGATGCCGGCGCACTGAGCGCAGTAGGCTCCTCTGGAACCGCTGGCGCTGGCGGAGCCGGCGGCCAAGGCGGCGAAATCGATGTTGAAGTTCTGGGCGGCGCAGCGGTGCAAACGACCGACAACGGCAGCCACGGCGTCATTACAGAAACCAGCGGTGGTAATGGCGGCGATGGCGGTGAATTTAAAGGCCTCTTCCATGGCGATGGAGGCAATGGCGGAAACGGCGGCTCCACCGGCGCAACCACGATCACTATCGACAACGCGTCCTCGGTCTCGACTTCGGGCGACAACAGCCTCGGCATCATCGCCCGGAGCTTGAGCGGTAGCGGCGGCGACGGCGGGGCCCGCGTTCAGGGCAATGGCAGTGATGGCATGGCGGGCACGGGAGGCACGACGGGCACGATCACCATTGAAAACGATGGAACGATTTCCACCGCAGGCAGCAGCTCGTATGCAATCTACGGGCTGGCGAACTCCGGCGCGGGCGGCAACTCCGGCCTTAACTCCTCAATATTTTATTCCCAACAGCAACCAGGCGGCAACTCCGGCTCGGTAGGTGAAATCAAGCTGACGAATACCGGCTACATTCATACCAATGGTGAAACATCCTACGGAGCCCTCATCACCTCGCTCGGCGGGACTGGCGGCGCTGCAGGCATCGACGAGGACTCGATTGCCTCCATCGGCGGCAGCGGCGGAGCAGCCTCCAACGGCGGGGCAATCAATTTTACCAACGACGGCTGGATATCCACACAAAGCAGCTATGCTCATGGTGCCATTATCCAATCAATTGGTGGCGGCGGCGGCGATGGCGGTTCGAGCACCGGCATCCTCTCAATCGGAGGCAGTAACACGGGCGGCGGCGGCTCTGGTGGCGACATCACGGTAATGATGAATGATGATGGCGTCATCGAAACCCTGGGGTCGCAATCCAACGGCCTGATTGTCCAATCGATTGGTGGTGGCGGCGGTAATGCTGGCAGCGCGACTTCGTCTTCCGCCAACTTCGTTCTCGCCATTGGAGGCTCAGGCGGCGCTGGCGGCGCTGGTGGAGATGTCGACATTACGAGCAGCAGCAATATTTCAACCAACAACTTTAACGCGCGCGGCATCACCGCGCAGTCGATTGGCGGCGGCGGTGGGTCCGGCGGCGCCGCTTATGCACTGGAAGTCGGCATTGAAATCGGCGGCGGCGTCGCGGTTGGCGGATCCGGTGGCGGAGGTGGGGCAGGCGGCAATGTCAGCGTAACGACCGATGGTGGTAATATCTTGACTGGTCAATTTGTAACGCCTCCACCCACCGCAATGAACGTCCTGCCCTCGGACGCAATCGGCATCCTGGCGCAGTCCATCGGCGGCGGTGGCGGCGCAGGCGGATCATCCTTTGCCGAGGCGGTGAACATTGGTCTGCCCACCAATGAAGAAGGCGCCTCCTTTGCCGCGTCGCTTGCCCTGAGCCATGGAGGCTCGGGCGGAGTGGCGGGCAATGCCGCAGGCAGTTCGTATGATGCCGACACCAGCGACGGCGTTTTCGTGAACATTCAGAACAACACGAACATACAAACTCAGGGTCAGGGCTCGCATGGCGTCTTGGCGCAGGGCATCGGTGGTGGCGGCGGCCATGGGGGTGATTCTACAGCGCTCGCGACTACCGTGCAGTATGTCCGCATCAGCGACACCGGTATCCTCGGCGGTGAAGATGATGATGGCGGCGGCGATGACAATAACTTTGACCGAACCTATTCAGCGCAACTCTCGGTCGCCAACGGTGGCAATGGCGGCGCCGCCGGTTATGGTGGGCGAGTGAACGTGACTATGGGCGGCGGGAGTTCCACCAGCACGGCCAATACGCCCGATAATGTCGTCACTACGTATGGCGATTACTCCAACGGCATCACCGCACAATCCGTAGGGGGCGGTGGTGGCAATGCCGGCGTCGGCAGCGGCACCACAGCGGGCTATGGAAACACCGAGTCCGTTGGCGCAACGATCGTGGTTGGCTCACAAGGCGGCGCCGGCGGCAATGGCGGGGACGCCAGCGTGACTACCGACGCCAACAATGCTATCGTCACCTACGGCTCTTCCTCCCACGGAGCAGTCGCCCAAAGTATTGGTGGTGGGGGTGGCACATCCCAGGGCGGCATGATTTCCCTGCGTGGCACCACGAACATCGAAATCGGCAATGGGCCTTTCTCATTGCAACCGGAAGGCCTGCTCAATATCGGGCTCGGCGCGACAGGTGGATATGGCGGCACTGCTGGCAGCGCTACGGCGACGATCAATGGCGGCATCAATACTTATGGCAACGACGCCGTTGGCCTGATCGTGCAGGCGATTGGCGGCGGGGGCGGCATTGCCGGCAGTGCGGGCTCAGATGCCTCGGCGGATAACCCTGTGGTCCTGGAATCTGAAGGCTTGCGGGCATTCATCAACTCAACGTTGCAGCTATACCTGCCCATCCCACTTTACGCGAACCTACAACTCGGCTCCTACAATACTGGTAGCGATGGTCACGGCGGCGTTGTCAATGCCGAGCTGGGCGGCTCCATTACCACCCGGGGTGACTGGGCGCACGCTATTCTGGCGCAGTCAATCGGCGGTGGTGGCGGCAAGGCCGGAACCGCGATTCCCACCGGCTCCCAAAGCACGAATATGCTGGGTGGTAATGGCACCTCAATCGACAGTGATTTCGATAAAGTCTACCTCATCGGTGGACGTGACGGGGGGAACGGCAATGGCAATTCAGTCACTGTCACGATGAATGGGACAATCAATACAGGCGTAAAAGATGGCAACGGCAACACCCGCGGCTTTTCCGCTTTTGGCATTCTGGCCCAAAGCATCGGAGGGGGCGGCGGCATTGGCGCGGATGGCTCAGACAGCGCCAGCGGAACCATCCAGGTTGGCCGCGGTGGTGCCACTGGCAATGCTGACACGGTGACGCTGAATGCCGATGGATTCATAACCACCTACGGCCAGGCGGCGCACGCAGTCGTCCTGCAATCCATCGGAGCGGGTGGAGGCATTGGCGGCGCTGGCAGCAGCGCAGCTAACGCTCCGGCCAGCTCGATCACCACTCAGGTCGCGGGTAATGCATCCATTTCTGGCGCCAGCGGTTACGGCAACACCGTTACGATCTCCGAAGGGTCGTTCCTCAACATCAACACGCATGGCGATAACGCGATGGGCGTCCTTGCTCAGTCCATAGGCGGCAGCGGAGGTTATGCCGCAGTCGTGAATCCGGTGCAGGGTGAGATTTTGGCCAATTCCGACGGTCAGGAGATCAATGGCGGCAAAGTCGATTTGAACTTCGACAACCAAAGCTTGATTCAGACGACTGGCGTCAACGCACATGGAGTCTTGGCGCAATCCATCGGCGGCGGCGGCGGCATTTCCGGATTGGTCACTTCGACTTCGAGCGCTCCCAAGCTAGCCACAATACAAGGCCAAATCACGAGTGGCGAAGGAGCCACTGTAAACATCTCCCTCGACGAAACCAGTGAAATCATTACCGGGGGCGCCGGGGCGCATGGCATCATTGCCCAAAGCATCGGCGGCGGCGGAGGCATTTATACGGAAGGGGCCGATTGGTATTATGGTTCCAATGGTTTCCAGCCCATCGCCCTTTCCTCTGGCGGCGATATCAACATCACCATTGATGGAGCGGTCACCACCAGGGGCGAAAATTCGATCGGCGTTCTCGCCCAAAGCACCAGCCCGGCCCTATTCGGCAATGACATCACCATCGACGTAAATGGCAACTTGGTCGGCGTCGTCACCGGTGCCTACGTGATCCATGGCAACGCCAATACCGTAAACGTGGGCGCCTCGGGCTACCTTCGCGCCGAATACGCCGTCCAATTCGAACGGGGCTCAGAGGGCAATATGAATTTAAATGTTGCTCAAGGCGGCACGGTCGACGGCTCAATCGGCAATGGCGTCAACGCCAACTACGGTTCGGCAGACATTCAGGTCAACAACGCGGGCACGTTTTACGCCGGGCCGGAGATGTTTGCTGAGATTCACAATACCGGAGATTTTTACCTGGGCTCTGGCTTACGCCGTCAGCCGCGTGTGGGCACCCCGGAAGATTTTCAAAAGACGACCGTTCAGTTCGACTTCAAGCAAAGCCCGACCGGCGCCATTTACTCATACGTGGATTTCGAGCATGGGCTCTATGACCAACTCCACATCCTGGGCGACGCCACGCTGGATGGTGGCATCAATGTCCAAGCGGTCAGCCTGATGCCGGATCGCGAATATCCCGTGGTCATTGTTGACGGCGCTTTATCCGGAAGCATCGCCGCGACTGAGCAGGATGGGATCTTCCAATACATTGCTGAACAGCGGGACAACCAAGTCTTCGTGCGCGCTGAGGGGGCAGACTTCACCCCTCCAGGCATCGCGCTCAATCCGAACGCAAGCGCCATGGCGCAGCACCTGCAATCGATTTGGGATAATGGTGGCAGTGGACCGCTGGCCGAAACTTTCGCCGCTCTGGATCAAGCCGCCAGCACCAACCCTGCCCTTTACAGCCAGACGCTCAATTCTCTATCGCCGGGCGTCTCCACTGCGTTTGGCGCAACGAGACTCCAGAACATGCAGCGCTTTGCGTCGAGCGTGCTCAGCTATCCGCTCTTTGTTGGCGACACCGCTCAGCTCTACGAAAACGAAACGACGTGGACCGGCGGCAGCGGCGGCACCACGCATCAGGACTCCAGTCCCGGCGTCGACAGTTTCCGTGTGAACAACACCATGTGGCAGGCGGGCGGCCAAAAAGAAATTGACCACAACTGGTTCCTCGGCGGTGCCATCGCTTATGAATACAGTTGGATGGATTCCGGCACGGGCGCAATCAGTGGCCATGGTCAATCCGCCGTGGGCGCGATTACACTGAAGAACCAGCGAGGCCCGTGGCTCTTTGCGGGTGCCATTCATGGCAGCGCCAGCTTCTACAGCATGGACCGCCAAGTCACCGCTGGCGGCGTAAGCAGCATCGCGAAGTCCGACCCCAAACAGCAGAGTATCGGCGCCTTTGCCCAAGTTAAATACACCTACGCGTGGGACGATTACTACCTGCGCCCCAGCCTCTCACTCGACACCACAACGGTATTCGCCAACGGCTACACCGAGTCCAATCCCAATGGCCTCGGACTCACCGTGAGCAGCGACACGACGCCGAACTTTACGGTGCTGCCCGGCATCGAAATCGGCGGTCGCATCAACACTTCGAAGACCGCGAACATTCGCTGGTGGGTTGGTCTGGCCGGAGGTTATTCGGTGGACGACAGCTACAACACCACGGCTCGCCTGACTGCCGCTCCCGCGGGCGCCGCGCCCTTTGAGTCGAACATCCCGATCGACGATTTCTTCGGCCGCGTCGAAGCGGGGCTCCAATGGAATCTCAATGAGCACATCAGTATCCAAGGGCGCTACAATGGCGAATTCGGCGACACGATTCAAAGCCACGGCGGCAAGCTCAGCGTCGCCTACCAGTGGTAA